The sequence GCCCTCTGCACACGCCCCGAGGCTCCCTTACCGGCCGCGTTCTTCCCTTGGATGTAGCGGAAGAGCCGCCAGAAGCCGTGGATCAGGGCCGGGAGGTAAGCCGAGCCGTCGCTGACGCGGGTGCCCACCCAGACGGAGGGCGGGTAGCGCCGAGCCTggcaagggggcagggggagatggGGGTCAAGATGCAGCCGGGGGTCCGTCCCCCCGACTGAGcaaggggcgggggcggggggggtcgCTCACCTCGTAGCCGGAGCCGTTGCAGACGAGCGTGTAGGAGAAGCACTCGCGGCCCTTCTTGCAGGGAGACACTTCCCTGGAAAGGGGGGCGACAAGACgtggctgggtggccatctgccggGGATGCTGGAGCGGAGATCCCTGCGCTGAAGggggggtgggctagatgacccctgggacccCCTCCCAACTCTGCCATTCTCTGACCCGAGGAGGCGGGACTGGAATCCATGTCCTCGGCATAGTTTCTCCAGGGAGACGACTCTTTAgaacaggggccagcaaacttattgagcagggggccggtccactgtccccccccccttgtgacgGGCCAGacaatattttgaaggggggaaatgaacgaattcctgtgcctcacaagtaacccagagatgcattttaataaaaggacgttctactcatgtcaaaacaagcCGATTCCTGGACCacctgtgggccggattgaggtggcgactgggctggatccggcccccgggccttagtttgcccaccatGCTTTAGAAAGCTGGTCTCATGAAGCGGGGAGGGGGCTACGCTTAGCTgcgcttcctgccttgcaggggctggactagatgatccaggGGAGTCCCTtcaaggattctggggggcaatACGCGAATCCCCCCCCATCCCGCTTACCTCTCTTCACAGGCGCCAAACCCCaccaggaggagcagcagcagcagcagaggagcagCTTTGGTGTGCAGCATTGCTGGGATGGGGGCTAGAGAGGGAGAGACCCCCCCAGTGGGTTAGGAGACCCAGCGAGGGAGGCGCAGACCCAGAACCCCTTCCTCCCTGAGCAGagcccccccccgccttccctGCCCCCCTGAACCCCGACAGACCTTCCCTCAGTCTGTGGGGTTTCCAGGCGGTGAAGATTCAGGCGGGCTCCTCTCTCTCCTGTCGAAGATGCTCCCATCACATCCACCCCGAATTTAAGGCATTTGGTGGTCCCGCCCCGGGGAGGGGGCCGGTTATGaaactcccctcctccccccccccggatccCCTGGCGCAATCCCAGGAATGCAGCCTTGTGTAACGGGAGAGTTTTGTaagctggaaaaacaacaacatgctgaggCCTGGCCTGCGCTGGGTTGGCAGAGGTTGGGATGCTTTGGCCCAGCCGAGCCCCTATCCAGGATCACCTAAATTCGGGTGTCTGTGCTCCGGTGATctctaggttggattactgcaatgtgttacatATGGGGCTGCTTCtggagacagtttggaaacttcagcggGCGCAGAATTGGGCAGGTTGCATCTCACACTGGTCCAGCTGCACTGGTTGattctggtccaactgcactggctgcccattagTTTCCAGTCCCAATTCAAAATTTGAAAGCCTTAAAGGGCTCAGGACTGcaacacctcaaggaccacctccccCCATATAGGGCTGCCAGATTTCAAAATCTGGACAGTTGTGGAGCTATTTTTGCCAAAGGAgtcgatctctctctctctctctctctctctctctctctctcttttgcagaatcccccccccttccaaaatgAAGTCTCTGTTTAAGGAAATCCACCCAAATCGACGTGGGTTGCCATAAATCTGGATCTTCCCGGACATTTAAgccatttccacccagacactttTCCCGATGATCGAATCCCAGCtctgtccaggaaattccagacatacgGCCAGCAGACCCCCATATGAAGTGACCCGGACGCCGTGACCATCCTCttgtccatgagaggtccagaggacaGCAACTGGAGAGCAGGGCCCTCTCTGCATTGGCCCCCCACTTCTGAGATGCTCCCACAGGGAGGTCCGCCTGGCGCCTTTGTTGTGCccccattcctcttcaaccaggcctctgAATGATTAACAGTTTATATCCTGTCCAATGTCTTTGTTGGAGGGGCAgctattgttttgtttattcttgtttttattatgtgttttgtgttttcatcttgtATCTTTAGGCTCTGAACCGCCCTGAGAGgtacggatgaagggtggtatacaaacataataaataagcaaaacaaGTCAAGAATCTCTATGCAAAACAAGTCAAGAATCTCTCTTTAGCTGAGAGTCCTGCCTTCATAGAAtggcagaattgggggggggggctctacgggggtcatctagtccaacctgttgtgatgcaggaatcttttgccaaacgTTTGGCTCAAgcccacaaccccgagattaagaatCTCTACCTCTACCAAGTGAACAGCAGGTTGGGCTAgaggacctttgggggtcccccttccagctgtacaattctaGGGTTCTCTGAACATCAGCCTCTTGGTGGAGGCTCCCAAATGGCAGTAGGTTTTGGGGGGCTGGGAAGTTGGTGTAGAAATATACAAACCGTGGTCAGGGCCACAAAAGagatcaataaatatttatagagAAGGttcagtttctttgttttttcttaaaaaaaagagagagactcaaACAAAGTTAAGTTACAAAAATCTCAAAGGTGAATGGAGGCAGATAGAACAAGATgcggaactggggggggggagcagataaACAGCATTAACTCTGGGAAGGGCAATGCAGGGGGAAGTGTTCCGCACCCCACGTTCTCCCTAGAGGGGGGCAGAAAgaggcctccccaccccacaattaTGACAAAGGTCCTggtcttcccccttcccctgggGGGACAATTTGAatttcacagacacacacacacaaagacatgtTGTTGGTGGCGCTCAGCTCAGAGTTGCCACCTTTCCTGACCGCTGGCTGCTCCTCTGCTGGGTTTCTGGAGGTGGGGGGTGTGTCCTTGCTCAGCTGGGGACgtgagccccctcccccaaagcgcCTGCTCTCCTGAGCCACGGACACCCCCTGCTCTTGACacaaggggggcggggagaggaagggTGCTGACTGCTACATGACTCCCCAACTGAGACATGGAAGGTGAGGGGGGTATTTAGTGTTCAGTCCCacacggggtcccttccaacactacaactcTATGGTTCCCTCCTTACAAGGGGACATGGGAGACATCAACTGACAACAGAGAAGGGGGGCTGTTTACAAGGAGCAGCAGGGGGTCCTGAACCTTCCTGGGGGAGACGGCGGCTGCAGAGGACCCGCTCTGGACGAGGTGGGGGGTCAGTCCAGTGGTGCTGTCCTGCCCAGCCCCTAAAACTCAGTCTGATGTGGAGGACTTGCGCCCAAGCTTGTCTGGGTGGGGGTCCCCAGCGCAGGCCGGCTTGGGCTGCCCCCCTGCTCCCCCTCACATCTTACTGCTCCCCGCAAAGCCCAGTTCGCTGCGGGGGGACCTCCCGTTGCCCCACTCGGCCTCGGCCCCCATCCGGGAGGGCGACGCCGCCTCCTTCTTGGCAGCTGCCGGGCCGCCCCCCGCGGGGCCGCTGGCCCCCCCTCCGAGGCGGTGCCTCCTCTCACAGTGGCCCTTGTGGCGCATGAAGCTGTCTCGCCACATGAACTTCTTGGCGCAGACGTCGCACTCGTAGGGCTTGAGGCCCGTGTGGGTCTTCATGTGCTCGGTCAGGTGGTGCTTCATCTTGAACTTCTTGTTGCAGACGGGGCAGTCGAAGGGGCGCAGGTTGAGGTGCATGTTGACGTGCCGATCGCGCATGCTCTTGTGCGAGAAGGCCTTGCCGCAGTGGCACATGAAGATCTTGTTGCCGTCGCCTGAGCCGGCCGCCAGCTGCACCGCGCCATGCTCCACCGGCGCCTGCGGCGGGAAGACCACGATCTGGTTGCCCTGCATGTCCATGGGCAGGAGGGCGCCGCGCGGCGCAAAGGGGGCGGCCTCCTCCAGGCCCTCGTAGGCCGAGGGGAAGTCCTCCGAGGACTCGCAGAAGTTCACCTGCTCCTCCAGCTTGCTCCCCGAGCCGCCCCCGCCGGGCTCCGTCAGGGTGCGGACGTCGCTGATGCTGAGCGCCGCCTCGGGTGCCGGCCCGGCCACCTCCACGGGGTCCTCGTCCTCCTCGCAGGTCAGCACCAGGTCCTCCTGGGAGCGCTCCTTCTTGACGAAGACCCACTGCTTCTGGGGCATGATGCTGGGCCGCACGTAGGCCGGGCGCCGGCCCTCGCTGCTGTCGCTGACGTCGTCGTCCGTCTCCAGGACGAACTTGCTGCCGCCGGCGAAGGGGTCCGGGCAGCGTGGGGGCCCCTTCTCGGCCTGGAAGATGACCTCCTCGTCGTGGTCATCGCGCTCTCCCGCCAGCGCCCCCCGCAGCGGGTGGAACTTGCCGTGTTCGGGGCCCTCGCCCGAGTCACGGGGGCTGAAGTAGTTGCTGCTGCTGGGCGACTGGTTGTCGCTGGTGCGGCTGGAGTGGGcgcggaaggaggaggaggaggaggaagaggaaggcccCAGGAAGGCCCCCCGGCGCTCCTTCAGCAGCTCGGTGCACTTGTCCACGATGTGCCACATCTGCAGGACGCTGCCCACCGTCAGGTAGTTGACGATCTCGTCCGAGGCCATGCTCAGCTTGCCCGTGTAGGCCGAGCCCAGCACCGTCTCGAAGGCGACGGGGTCCATGACGCTGGGCAGCACGATGGACGTCATGTTCTTCAGGAGCACCTGGTCGTGGAAGTAGGGCGAGGAGGCGGCCAGCACGGCCCGGTGGGCCCGGAAGATGCGGCCCTGCACGTGGATGGCGATGTCGCACAGCTTGCCCTCCACCCGCTGCTGGTTGAGGTTCTCCAGCAGGGCACTGGTGACCTCGGGGAAGTCGACGTGGACCACGGGGAGGCCGGAAGAGGCCTCCATGGCGCTGGGGAGCAGGAAAAAGGAGACGGGAAGGGAACTTGGGTTAGAAGGCTCCGAAAAGGAAGGCAGCTCAACCGATGGCTGGAGGAGGAACCAAGAGAGCCCCCCTAATGTTTAAGGCCTCAAAAGCAGGTGGGGGGGAATACTCTGTTGAAGAAATGCAAATTAATGGAAAAGGAGGGCTGGTGGCCTCCACAGTTGGTGGCAGTGTTAGAAATTTGCCAGCTGCGTCTTGCGACTGGCACGGGTTCCACCGCCCCccatggagatctctgggtgccaCGTTGGCAACGGACTTCTCCCTCTGACTGCCCCCTCCAGCTTTCTGAAGCAGCCAGCGGAAGAgcttattttgttgcatttatgAAAGCATATTATCCAGTTACTccctacaacgaccctgtgaggtaggcaaagAGGCTGCGACCAACTCCAAGGTCCTGCAGGGAGtttgagtggggatctgaacccggATCTCCTGAGTCCGACACtctcagcacccccccccccagtttcctaGAAatcttctgctatggggcagctctatGAATTAAGTAGGTAAAATAAATAcgaggaaagcaaaatgtcacccagagaaggatctgaaatattttcctgtgAGACGGATGTCAacaggcagagagttccaaagggaGGTTGATGCCCCTCTAAAAGATTGAGTATTATGTGGGGTGAGGCGATCACAGAatcgtagcgttggaagggacccccaagcgccatccaatccaaccccctgcaaatcaggatctcgtaggtaaactggtcccaaatgGCTCAGATCTCCGAGCAGCAAAGGCGTCCTAGGCCTCACTCCCGTCAGCAAGTGCACTGCAGCATCCTCTCCAAATGCAGCTTCCGGATCTGGTGTGAGGGAAGCCCCACAGAAAGAGCCTGGCACGAATggagcacatttactcagaagtaaggcccccTCCCCCGGTGCTTGTTTCCACTTGCACGTGCAATTGTGATATAACATTATTTTATTGCACAGATTGTGATATAACATTATTTTATTGCACGGATTGGTATATAACATTATTTTATGTAAGTGCAGCGGAACCAGAGCTGCTTGACTTTTATAACTCCCTGGGCCAGTGGGAGGCTGCTCAGACTCTTGGCACGAGAGCCGGTGATTCATTTCGCTGGCAAGAGAGAAGCCCTCGGCTCTGAGGCCACCCGAAGCTCTTCATTTTTCCCAGCCGCTACACCTATTCTATTCAGATAAAACCACTGAAGGGGGTGGGAATTTTGAACCCGCTTCTCAAAATATTCGTGACaggcctgtggaactccctgcctattgacattgcTGGGGTCTTTCTGTGGCCTCCTTAAAACACAGTTCTTTAAGCAAGCCTGGGGTtatatactgagttgaataggatccaaaatgcagcagtctgattggtcctagaacaatgcagcagtctgattggtccacaggagccaaccAATCCTGCTCCAGGGGGAAGTgaatccacgacctgattgtaaataatgtacagtggtgcctcgcaagacgaaattaattcgttccgcaagttttttcttcttgcgagtttttcgtcttgcgaagcacggtttcccataggaatgcattgaaaatcaatcaatgcgttcctatggaaaccgccttcagaccaggtccggggacagtctgtcccacgacctcttctgaaggctggggggggggacaagggcttttcttcccaccgccaggcttcagaaggctgttctgaaggctggcggtgggaagaaaagcccttctccccacctcccgccccgcaagctccggggacaggagggctttgctgccgaccaccagcattttaaaagcccccaggacagcggaggtcttctgaaggccggcggtgggcgaaagtctttgctccccccccacctgccttcaaaagctgtccgggatagcggagaaacacgctgcgcttctccgctatcccgggaaggcaggcgggggggagcaaagacttttgccccccgctggccttcagaagaggtccaggacctcttctgaaggccggcggtgggcgaaagtctttgctcccgacggccagcattttaaaagcggtccgggatagcgggaaagcgcagcgtgcttccctgctatcccagaccgcttttaaaatgctggcggtggggagcaaagcctttcggcccccgccggccttcctggacctcttctgaaggctggaggggggcgaaaggctttgctccccaccgccagcatttaaaagaggtccccagagatttccctatgggctttcttcttgcgaagcaagcccatagggaaattcgtcttgcggaacaactcaaaaacggaaaactctttcgtcttgcgagtttttcgttttgcgagacgttcgtcttgcgaggcaccactgtatataaagcagatattttgcgggaactttcattcctcactactatgagctgaataaagagcgtgaaatccactctcgactccgagtatatttcacccatcCACACGACTTTCATTTCTTCTTAGCGGCTGTCCATTTCAAATACCTGTCTTTAACCCAGCAATTCCAGTATCTAGTTTTAGATGTCGGGGCACATATGcttcagctgcgattcctgcattgcagagcacTGGACCACACGaccccttggggtctcttccaaccttACAATACAGTTCTAGATTTTTCTAAGCCGCTTATAacggggtgctgctgctgctgctgctttttaaacaAGCAATTGGGATGTACCTTTCATtaaattaaccaaaaaagggGTCTGAGTCCCGGGTAACACGACTGCCAACCCACTCCCGTGGGGTCAGGTCATTGTTCTGATCCTTTTACAGAGTTTTCTGTCTACTGCGGTATATTATGAATTGTGACTTGCTGTTctttttattgattatattttGGTGATAATTTTATTGTGCATTATTACATTCTAATGGGTTACTGATTCTTAGTTTATTTGCTATAGGTAAAGTTATGTTTTTAGAAGGACCTTTTTTTGCACTGGATCCGATTGTCGTAAGGCTCGTGACCTTTGCTGTATGTTTTGCCGTTTCTCCCGCTCGCAACCCGCCTTGTGCATAAGAATATGGAACGGCAGCGTAcaaattaaaaaggaaatggAATGAAAACGGTTCTGCTGAGACGGGGCGTTGCGAACAGAGAACCAGAGGATCGCAGGCTTCGAAGGGGTGCTGAGCCGATGCTtctgggggggcaggaggggggcagTCGAGATGCCGCCCAAATCTCAGTGTTGGAgggcaggagagggagggggctgACCACCTTTGGGGGCAAAAGCCTTTGGGTTTGGTCTCCGTTCCTTGTCCCAGGCCTCTCACCCACCAGAAATGACCGGTAGCAGATCTGCTGAGTCCTGAATGCCAGATCAGTCCACAATGAAACCTTGTTCATTCACGATCCGATTGTGGGTGAGCAGGCTGCTCTGGCTTGGGGGGGTCACCTGCGTGGGCCTGGCCTTACCCAACTGTGCCCACCTGTGTTTCTGGCGCCAGGGGGCTGAAATGAGGGTGTTGCCCACCCCTCCTTGACCAgcgagcctcttgagcttgcgaTGGGCTTGGAGGGCCTGGCCTGATGCTGCACCAGAGACAGAGGGGGGGTTCTGCTGCTCCACCGCCCCCCTGGCAGCACCCCTGATCTGGCTGGCCAAGGCAGTCCCTGAGGGATTGTTGGGGACCCCAGAACGATAATCCTGGGTGACTTCGGTAACCAAGCGGAGGGGCCCTCGAGGCCTCATGGGTCTCTCAGGTGGTCCAACACACCAGGAAAGGCACTCTCTGAATGGGATATTTCCCCCAAATGCCACAAGGGATGGATGAAGATGAGGGGAGGGCAATGCACCCCCTTGTCATGGGCGCTGGCATCCGATACCACTGACCGTGGTCTCCAATGGGGCGTGGGAATTGGGGGGACGGCTCTGTCATGCACCGAGTCCAGAGAGCAGCATGGCGGCTGCGCCCTGGGAACTAGATCATCTCCAgtctatttaacatctacatgaagctgctggcaGCAGGCATGAGGCCCCGATCAGGTGGagcgctctgtcccaagagaccagggccctgcgggacttgaccgCTTTCCTCAGggctgcaagacggagctgttccacctggcctttggccacagtctgaccccctctctccttcggtaatcctcacagaactctagcccaatggttgccatgaatttgattttgaattgattttagaatgaattttaactaattgattgtgattttaggtAAAccttgttacttttattgttgttaaccgctctgagcccggcttcagctggggagggcgggatagaaataaaattttattattattattattatcatcatagaagggaccccaggggtcatctagtccagccccctgcaatgcaggaatcacagcgaaagcatccatgacagatggacattgaacctctgtttataaacctccaaggaaggggagcccACCATCTCTGGTGGGA comes from Podarcis raffonei isolate rPodRaf1 chromosome 2, rPodRaf1.pri, whole genome shotgun sequence and encodes:
- the ZBTB22 gene encoding zinc finger and BTB domain-containing protein 22, coding for MEASSGLPVVHVDFPEVTSALLENLNQQRVEGKLCDIAIHVQGRIFRAHRAVLAASSPYFHDQVLLKNMTSIVLPSVMDPVAFETVLGSAYTGKLSMASDEIVNYLTVGSVLQMWHIVDKCTELLKERRGAFLGPSSSSSSSSFRAHSSRTSDNQSPSSSNYFSPRDSGEGPEHGKFHPLRGALAGERDDHDEEVIFQAEKGPPRCPDPFAGGSKFVLETDDDVSDSSEGRRPAYVRPSIMPQKQWVFVKKERSQEDLVLTCEEDEDPVEVAGPAPEAALSISDVRTLTEPGGGGSGSKLEEQVNFCESSEDFPSAYEGLEEAAPFAPRGALLPMDMQGNQIVVFPPQAPVEHGAVQLAAGSGDGNKIFMCHCGKAFSHKSMRDRHVNMHLNLRPFDCPVCNKKFKMKHHLTEHMKTHTGLKPYECDVCAKKFMWRDSFMRHKGHCERRHRLGGGASGPAGGGPAAAKKEAASPSRMGAEAEWGNGRSPRSELGFAGSSKM